AAACACTCGAGCAACAAAACAAAAAGTGTTCTTTGAGGCCGAAGACATGACCTGATCGAGAACCCACATGTCGACTCGCAACCTTCGAGCTCACTTCATCTTCGCCTCAGTGAACAGAACATGGCGGTTCACGCGAGGATCATACTTTCGAAACTCAAGTTTGATGTTACTGGTGTGGAGCCTCTTGGTCTTTTTCACCACATAGAAGAATCCAGTCCCGGCAGCCGAAACCAGCCTCACCAACATGGTGGCCTTCTTCTTCTTGTCACCCATTATCACTTTACTATTTGGCCAAAAACAGATTCATCTTTCGATTCGATAtccaaaatacataaaaaatttacaCACACTCCAAAAAATGAACTTTAAAACGGAGCCAAATGATTAACCAGAAACAGTCAAGAAGCAGAAAAACTTGAACTTACAGAAACACCTGAGAACTCAAAGGTAGTAAATAATATATTCCCACATGGAGTTCACGTAGCCAGTGTCCGATATAGGGAAAAAAACTTATAAACAATTTTCATCAAATTTCAGCTCAGGTTTTAGCAAGTGGCATCAAAATTCCATGCATCAAATAAAATGCTCTTTCAGGAATAACATCAAACACGTAATGCACATGATAGATAGACACGACGACACGTTCATCCCAATCGGCACATCGTGGGTGCAAGAGTGTGTGTGAACGCGCGCGTGAATCGAGAGAATTACCAGTTTCAAAGAGATCGCGAGAGAGGAGAGGAGTTAGCGTCAGTCAGCTGGCCAAATACTGGCAGGATGGAAGGACAGGGGGGAATTTAACGATACGAATTGGGCCGGGAAATCTATACTTGCTCAAGCCCATTGGATTTTAAATTGGGCTATGTAGAAATTTAAGTCCAGAGTTCATAAATTATGGGCTTACTCCCCTTAAATACATGGGCCTTAGTATGGTTCAACAGCCCACTGATTCCACCTTTCGCCTTCCATGGTAAATAACGGTGACACCCAACCGTTCGCATACTGCGTACACAATCttccaaatatattttatcttcCCCTCTAATTTGGTCCAAGAAAATCTGATGAACTATTTTGTTTTTTGATCAAACTCGACGCGGCCTATTTCAAGGTAAGAAATTTATAAGTatgcaaaaatttataattcttCGAGTGCTTGGGTCACTGATTACGTGGTCTGACCAGTTTGTTTGTTTGTGATTGAGAAATCTTTAGCTCATTAATACAAGTTGAAAACTTTGGTTGACGGTATGAAAAGGCAGAAATCTTTAGCTTATTGTTGAAGTTTTGGTTGAAGGCATACAGACTAGAGAATTAGAGTCAATTTATCTGTTTTATTATTCCGTTTTATTGgattttggtttattttatcACGCTGATAACCTTTTACTGCACAAGGAGTCAGATACATTTGCAAGTGGAGACTGAGGAGATGTCTGAAGAATTTAAGTGATCAAGCTCTCACTAGCTGGAACTTGTGTTTTGCAGGAAATATTTGGTGAATTTCGACGGCTTGTTTGTTCATTTATTTAACGAAGTGCTGATTTTGTAACCTCTTCGGTGAAGGAACTGAAAGGGCATTAATTGAGGTTACAGTAGTTGTAGTTCTctttatattt
This genomic window from Primulina huaijiensis isolate GDHJ02 chromosome 7, ASM1229523v2, whole genome shotgun sequence contains:
- the LOC140981268 gene encoding uncharacterized protein, giving the protein MGDKKKKATMLVRLVSAAGTGFFYVVKKTKRLHTSNIKLEFRKYDPRVNRHVLFTEAKMK